One genomic region from Methanomassiliicoccales archaeon encodes:
- a CDS encoding KEOPS complex kinase/ATPase Bud32, whose amino-acid sequence MDIVRRGAEAEISRGAWMGRQVMVKSRVPKAYRHVELDSALRTSRTKNEARLIQEARRHGIPTPVIYDIDLQKAEIVMEEIIGPRVKDALLTASRDEAEDICAEMGRLTALLHKAGMVHGDLTTSNMILQGQKIYFIDFSLGSRNAEIEEMGVDLHLLKEAFQSAHSERFELFQTVLDSYSKHFDRAKKVVAKIREIEERGRYT is encoded by the coding sequence GTGGACATAGTAAGGCGTGGAGCGGAAGCGGAGATAAGCCGCGGGGCATGGATGGGCCGCCAAGTCATGGTCAAGAGCCGGGTGCCCAAGGCCTACCGACACGTGGAGCTGGATTCTGCGCTCCGAACCAGCCGAACGAAGAACGAGGCGCGACTGATCCAGGAGGCCAGGCGGCACGGGATACCGACCCCGGTCATCTATGACATCGACCTGCAGAAGGCGGAAATCGTGATGGAGGAGATCATCGGTCCTAGGGTCAAAGATGCACTCCTCACAGCGTCCAGGGACGAGGCGGAGGACATCTGCGCTGAGATGGGCAGGCTCACGGCGCTGCTTCACAAGGCGGGCATGGTCCATGGCGACCTCACCACCTCCAATATGATCTTGCAGGGGCAGAAGATCTACTTCATCGACTTCTCTCTGGGCTCGAGGAACGCCGAGATCGAGGAGATGGGCGTGGACCTGCACCTGCTCAAGGAGGCGTTCCAGTCCGCGCATTCGGAGCGTTTCGAGCTGTTCCAGACGGTTCTCGATTCCTACAGCAAGCATTTCGACCGGGCGAAGAAGGTCGTGGCCAAGATACGTGAGATCGAGGAGCGAGGCCGATATACATGA